A window of Natrinema salifodinae contains these coding sequences:
- a CDS encoding metallophosphoesterase family protein, protein MTDRCHDHDGRVLARLERPTAAEPTRLAVLADVHLATDATGTWKVFHRTERHLRAAVECVNERAVDGVLVAGDLTRNGVPEEFDLFDDLAAFDPPTVAIPGNHDFPTTFDERESLPIPEFEARYTPDGLPFRVELGGLEVIGLDSHAATPGSPAETWDGRIDADQLLWLDEVLTDADPESAIVTVHHNLPATGELYERYSAELPVAGDVPGFTNPQPLVDLLAMRDAALVVTGHLHFPAVQRDDGVTELTVPAVSSFPHALLLLEVDERGTTVRFVPLTDADGMVESIAHGHEKDRVLLSAAQLATAPLVDDFA, encoded by the coding sequence ATGACGGACCGGTGCCACGATCACGACGGCCGCGTCCTCGCCAGGCTCGAGCGGCCGACCGCGGCCGAGCCGACGCGGCTCGCGGTGCTCGCGGACGTCCACCTCGCGACCGACGCCACGGGGACGTGGAAGGTCTTTCATCGGACCGAGCGCCACCTTCGGGCCGCCGTCGAATGCGTGAACGAGCGGGCCGTCGACGGCGTCCTCGTCGCGGGGGATCTGACCCGAAATGGCGTCCCCGAGGAGTTCGACCTGTTCGACGACCTCGCCGCGTTCGATCCGCCGACGGTCGCGATCCCCGGTAACCACGATTTTCCGACGACGTTCGACGAGCGCGAGTCGCTGCCGATTCCCGAGTTCGAAGCCCGGTACACGCCCGACGGACTTCCGTTTCGGGTCGAACTCGGCGGGCTCGAGGTGATCGGACTCGACAGTCACGCCGCGACGCCTGGTTCGCCCGCGGAGACGTGGGACGGGCGAATCGACGCCGACCAGTTGCTGTGGCTCGACGAGGTGTTGACCGACGCCGACCCCGAGTCAGCGATCGTGACGGTCCATCACAACCTCCCGGCGACCGGCGAACTCTACGAGCGATACAGCGCCGAGTTACCCGTCGCGGGGGACGTGCCGGGGTTCACCAATCCGCAGCCGCTGGTCGATCTGCTCGCGATGCGGGACGCGGCGCTGGTCGTCACCGGGCACCTCCACTTTCCCGCAGTCCAGCGCGACGACGGCGTCACGGAACTCACCGTCCCGGCGGTCTCCTCGTTCCCGCACGCGCTCCTCCTGCTCGAGGTCGACGAGCGCGGGACGACGGTCCGGTTCGTCCCGCTGACCGACGCCGACGGCATGGTCGAGTCGATCGCACACGGTCACGAGAAGGACCGCGTGTTGCTCTCGGCGGCGCAGTTAGCGACGGCGCCGCTCGTCGACGACTTCGCGTAG
- a CDS encoding DUF368 domain-containing protein gives MVYERTDVVIDRLELLRAYAYGLCMGTADALPGVSGGTVALLLGFYGRLIAAVTAFTPGRAIVILRGYRPERRDRAREALLEMDLQFLLPLGVGMVTAVVLIADVVSSLAESQPVALFGFFTGLIAASAITLGRSLTFDSPKHVAAAVTGAGIALVVAADLVELPGGGPAVIAFAGAIAVSAMILPGVSGSLILILLGQYVFLSSELSAFVRALGDLLGGGSIAAVTEPGTTVALFVAGGVVGLVTIARVVRAALARHRGITLLFLVSLIAGSVPAPLHNIGESYAWTTETIALTAAWAALGAVILFGLEYLVGGFDPE, from the coding sequence ATGGTGTATGAGCGAACCGACGTCGTGATCGATCGCCTCGAACTGCTTCGGGCCTACGCCTACGGGCTCTGCATGGGCACGGCGGACGCGCTCCCGGGCGTCTCCGGGGGGACTGTCGCGCTCCTGCTCGGCTTCTACGGACGGCTGATCGCCGCCGTCACCGCGTTCACGCCCGGGCGGGCCATCGTGATCCTCCGCGGGTACCGTCCCGAGCGCCGCGACCGGGCGCGGGAGGCGCTGCTCGAGATGGATCTGCAGTTCCTGCTCCCGCTGGGCGTCGGGATGGTCACCGCGGTCGTCCTCATCGCCGACGTCGTCTCGTCGCTGGCCGAATCCCAACCGGTCGCGCTCTTCGGCTTCTTCACCGGGCTGATCGCGGCCTCGGCGATCACGCTGGGCCGGAGCCTCACGTTCGACTCGCCGAAACACGTCGCCGCCGCGGTGACGGGGGCCGGCATCGCGCTGGTGGTCGCCGCCGACCTCGTCGAACTGCCCGGCGGCGGCCCGGCCGTGATCGCGTTCGCCGGCGCGATCGCCGTCAGCGCGATGATCCTGCCGGGGGTCTCCGGCTCGCTGATCTTGATCCTGCTCGGCCAGTACGTCTTCCTCTCGTCGGAGCTGAGCGCGTTCGTTCGCGCCCTCGGCGACCTGCTCGGCGGCGGCTCGATCGCGGCCGTGACCGAGCCGGGGACGACCGTGGCGCTGTTCGTCGCCGGCGGCGTCGTCGGCCTGGTCACGATCGCTCGCGTCGTCCGGGCCGCGCTGGCCCGCCACCGCGGGATAACGCTGCTCTTCCTGGTGAGTCTCATCGCCGGCTCGGTGCCGGCTCCGCTGCACAACATCGGCGAGAGCTACGCCTGGACGACGGAAACGATCGCGCTGACCGCCGCGTGGGCGGCGCTGGGCGCGGTGATCCTGTTCGGGCTCGAGTACCTGGTCGGCGGGTTCGATCCGGAGTAA
- a CDS encoding SagB/ThcOx family dehydrogenase gives MTTGALDYHERTKHSPSSVREGGHGLDFDNKPTPYKEYTDLPKKTLADRIRPPRQPALAAIAEPTPDGDPRRECRPDLETVTTLCYYAAGVTKEIEKRGRSLRFRAAATTGALYHVDLYVVCGDLDGPGDETGEPSRDLAAGVYHFDPRTLSLDVLREGDHRGALANASAHEGVADAPLTIVTTSTWWRNAWKYGDRTFRHAFWDSGTTVANLLAVAHALDYRAEVVTGFADRPVADLLGVDPEHEAPLELVPIGAGDTVSGSDPASTADEIESIDPDTAPLSPNEKRFPLIHEAWSAGALDDGSAADAWRASKPVGTIGTRGPGDGERVALEPVDRETASGRPVHETIRRRGSCREYEREPISFRKLSTVLDRAVRGVPMDVRRAGERGESSNARAEDAGAEPPLSFVDPYLLVNGVDGLEPGTYHYQPADGELERLRAGELRSEAGHLALDQRLGADAAVCIYFLTDLEAVVDALGDRGYRAAQLEAALTAGRLYLGTYAHRDLGGTGLTFYDDVVADCFAPRAAGQTPMFLYTMGRPA, from the coding sequence ATGACGACCGGGGCGCTCGACTACCACGAGCGAACGAAGCACTCGCCCAGCAGCGTCCGCGAGGGCGGTCACGGCCTCGATTTCGACAACAAGCCGACGCCGTACAAGGAGTATACCGACCTCCCGAAGAAGACTCTGGCCGATCGGATCCGCCCGCCGCGACAGCCGGCGCTGGCGGCGATCGCCGAACCGACGCCTGACGGCGACCCGAGGCGAGAGTGCCGGCCGGACCTCGAAACCGTCACCACCCTGTGTTACTACGCCGCCGGCGTCACGAAGGAGATCGAAAAGCGCGGGCGCTCGCTGCGCTTTCGCGCCGCGGCGACCACCGGCGCGCTCTACCACGTCGACCTGTACGTCGTCTGCGGCGATCTCGACGGGCCTGGCGACGAGACCGGCGAACCGAGCCGCGATCTCGCGGCCGGCGTCTACCACTTCGATCCCCGGACGCTGTCCCTGGACGTCCTCCGCGAGGGGGACCACCGCGGCGCGCTCGCGAACGCCAGCGCGCACGAGGGCGTCGCCGACGCGCCCCTGACGATCGTCACGACCTCGACCTGGTGGCGCAACGCCTGGAAGTACGGGGATCGGACCTTCCGCCACGCCTTCTGGGACTCCGGCACGACGGTCGCGAACCTGCTGGCGGTCGCCCACGCGCTCGACTACCGCGCCGAGGTCGTCACCGGCTTCGCCGACCGACCCGTCGCCGACCTGCTCGGCGTCGATCCCGAGCACGAAGCGCCCCTGGAACTGGTCCCGATCGGCGCGGGCGACACCGTTTCCGGCTCCGACCCAGCATCGACTGCCGACGAGATCGAGTCGATCGATCCCGACACCGCGCCGCTCTCACCGAACGAGAAACGGTTTCCACTGATCCACGAGGCCTGGTCGGCCGGCGCGCTCGACGATGGGAGCGCGGCCGACGCCTGGCGGGCGTCGAAACCGGTGGGGACGATCGGCACGCGCGGGCCTGGCGACGGCGAGCGAGTGGCGCTCGAGCCAGTCGACCGCGAGACGGCCTCGGGCCGTCCGGTACACGAGACGATCCGCCGTCGGGGCTCCTGTCGCGAGTACGAGCGCGAGCCGATCAGTTTCCGGAAACTCTCGACGGTGCTCGATCGGGCCGTTCGCGGGGTGCCGATGGACGTGCGCCGCGCGGGCGAACGCGGCGAGTCCTCGAACGCGCGAGCGGAGGACGCGGGGGCCGAGCCGCCGCTGTCGTTCGTCGATCCGTACCTGCTCGTCAACGGCGTCGACGGCCTCGAGCCCGGCACCTATCACTACCAGCCGGCCGACGGCGAACTCGAGCGCCTCCGGGCCGGCGAACTCCGCAGTGAAGCGGGTCACCTCGCCCTGGACCAGCGCCTCGGCGCCGACGCGGCGGTCTGCATCTACTTCCTGACCGATCTCGAGGCGGTCGTCGACGCGCTCGGCGACCGCGGCTATCGAGCGGCTCAACTCGAGGCGGCGCTGACGGCGGGCCGGCTGTACCTCGGAACCTACGCTCACCGCGACCTGGGCGGGACCGGACTGACGTTCTACGACGACGTCGTCGCGGACTGCTTTGCGCCGCGGGCAGCGGGGCAGACGCCGATGTTCCTGTACACGATGGGACGGCCGGCCTGA
- a CDS encoding MutS-related protein, translating into MDLESIPGVGEKTARALSELDDPERALRTGDVAAIATAPGISQGRAARIARGAIRLDHDDPGGFLATDRAREVYRAVLGLLKERTVTDYAAQRLETIYPSPRRSRIAEVQTFAREAIEREPDPEVRDALEGVEPLREPGDVRVRERCLATTDAERYSEAAAAIPELSVEVVEDAQGLAELARGYSTVIALDESFAGVTVEGDVQVRPDALENPAEVVPERPLAFFARNRDRLQAAVEVHRAADLEPACDLDALEDGLSRLAEDGTVAGDDELDRLTTAVDDLDAAASAAESAANDRLRDAIREQDVTIEGSDLLSLVERGAGVDSLLSRELADEYAAAVEAAREHLIDALDLDPGEAEIARRAFGDEPTFPVERDEDAVGRLREELTAAKERRAGRLKRELAADLADQRAGARQLVRDALELDVELAVARFARDFECTMPEFVDPDEVGSAGGDTVGFAIEGGRSPLLDEPLAAIDPVDYDVAGVALLSGVNSGGKTSTLDLVASVVVLAHMGLPVPAENVRLRRFDDLHYHAKTQGTLDAGAFESTVREFADLAEGGEGSLVLVDELESITEPGASAKIIAGILEALEENGATAVFVSHLADEIREMADFDVTVDGIEAVGLVDGELEVNRSPVKDHLARSTPELIVEKLADEARDGVATNGGAAVTDEGEPEPVFYDRLLEKFD; encoded by the coding sequence ATGGACCTCGAGTCGATTCCGGGCGTTGGCGAGAAGACGGCCCGAGCGCTGTCTGAACTCGACGATCCCGAGCGCGCGCTTCGGACGGGCGACGTCGCGGCGATCGCGACCGCACCGGGGATCAGTCAGGGCCGGGCCGCCCGGATCGCGCGCGGCGCGATCCGACTCGACCACGACGACCCCGGCGGCTTCCTCGCGACCGACCGCGCGAGGGAGGTCTACCGCGCGGTCCTCGGACTGCTCAAAGAGCGGACGGTCACCGACTACGCCGCCCAGCGGCTCGAGACGATCTACCCGAGCCCCCGCCGCTCGCGCATCGCGGAGGTCCAGACGTTCGCTCGCGAAGCGATCGAGCGCGAGCCCGACCCCGAGGTGCGCGACGCTCTCGAGGGCGTCGAACCCCTCCGAGAGCCGGGCGACGTGCGGGTCCGCGAACGGTGCCTGGCGACGACCGATGCCGAACGGTACTCGGAAGCCGCGGCGGCGATCCCGGAACTTTCCGTCGAGGTCGTCGAGGACGCGCAGGGCCTGGCCGAACTCGCGCGGGGGTACTCGACGGTGATCGCGCTCGACGAGTCGTTCGCCGGCGTCACCGTCGAGGGCGACGTCCAGGTTCGGCCCGACGCCTTAGAGAACCCGGCCGAGGTCGTCCCCGAGCGACCGCTCGCCTTCTTCGCGCGCAATCGGGATCGGCTGCAGGCCGCGGTCGAGGTCCACCGCGCCGCCGACCTAGAGCCCGCCTGCGACCTCGACGCGCTCGAGGACGGCCTCTCGCGGCTGGCCGAGGACGGCACGGTCGCGGGCGACGACGAACTCGACCGGCTGACGACGGCGGTCGACGACCTCGACGCGGCGGCGAGCGCGGCCGAGAGCGCGGCGAACGACCGCCTCCGAGATGCGATCCGCGAGCAGGACGTCACGATCGAGGGCTCGGACCTGCTCTCGCTGGTCGAGCGCGGGGCCGGCGTCGACTCCCTGCTCTCGCGGGAACTGGCCGACGAGTACGCCGCGGCCGTCGAGGCGGCCCGCGAGCACCTGATCGACGCGCTCGATCTCGACCCCGGCGAGGCCGAGATCGCCAGGCGGGCCTTCGGCGACGAACCGACGTTCCCGGTCGAGCGCGACGAGGACGCGGTCGGTCGGCTTCGCGAGGAGCTCACGGCGGCCAAGGAGCGACGCGCCGGACGGCTCAAGCGCGAACTGGCGGCCGACCTGGCCGATCAGCGGGCGGGCGCTCGGCAGCTGGTCCGCGACGCGCTCGAGTTGGATGTCGAACTCGCCGTCGCCAGGTTCGCCCGGGACTTCGAGTGTACGATGCCGGAGTTCGTCGACCCGGACGAAGTAGGGAGCGCGGGCGGCGATACCGTCGGCTTCGCCATCGAGGGCGGGCGCTCTCCCCTGCTCGACGAACCGCTGGCGGCGATCGATCCCGTCGACTACGACGTCGCGGGCGTCGCCTTGCTCTCGGGTGTCAACAGCGGCGGGAAGACGTCCACGCTGGACCTCGTCGCGAGCGTGGTCGTTCTGGCGCACATGGGGCTGCCGGTCCCGGCCGAGAACGTCCGCCTGCGGCGGTTCGACGATCTGCACTACCACGCCAAGACCCAGGGGACGTTGGACGCCGGCGCCTTCGAGTCGACCGTCCGGGAGTTCGCCGACCTCGCGGAGGGCGGCGAGGGGTCGCTCGTCCTGGTCGACGAACTCGAGAGCATCACCGAACCAGGTGCCTCGGCGAAGATCATCGCCGGCATCCTCGAAGCGCTCGAGGAAAACGGCGCAACGGCGGTGTTCGTCTCCCACCTGGCCGACGAAATCCGCGAGATGGCCGACTTCGACGTAACCGTCGACGGGATCGAAGCCGTGGGACTGGTCGACGGCGAACTCGAGGTGAACCGCTCGCCGGTCAAGGACCATCTGGCGCGCTCGACGCCGGAACTGATCGTCGAGAAGTTAGCCGACGAGGCCCGCGACGGGGTAGCGACGAACGGCGGGGCGGCGGTCACCGACGAGGGCGAACCGGAGCCGGTCTTCTACGATCGCCTGCTCGAGAAGTTCGACTGA
- a CDS encoding DUF1059 domain-containing protein — protein sequence MPYEFQCPRNGCSFELRCDADHEAARLARAHARVAHRSRIAPADLNRWLERIEAA from the coding sequence ATGCCGTACGAATTCCAGTGTCCCAGGAACGGCTGCTCCTTCGAGCTCCGCTGCGACGCCGACCACGAGGCGGCGCGGCTCGCGCGGGCCCACGCTCGGGTCGCCCACCGGAGTCGGATCGCGCCGGCCGATCTCAATCGGTGGCTCGAGCGGATCGAGGCCGCCTGA
- a CDS encoding ORC1-type DNA replication protein, which produces MADDPEEGMLSWDESVFRDEHVFEIDYVPETFKHREGQTESLTYALRPAVRGSRPLNVMARGPPGTGKTTAIQKLFDEVGAQTSDVRTIRVNCQVNSTRYSVFSRLFEGTFDYEPPSSGISFKKLFGQITEKLVEEDKVLVVALDDVNYLFYENEASDTLYSLLRAHEEYPGAKIGVIVVSSDPALDVIEELDSRVQSVFRPEDVYFPVYDQPEIVDILAERVERGFNDGVISRSTLEYVADLTAESGDLRVGIDLLRRAGLTAEMRASRTVERQDVEDAYEKSKYINLSRSLSGLTDTEQTLLEVIADNDGRQAGEVYEAFREETDLGYTRYSEIVNKLDQLGLIDADYADVDGRGRSRSLSLSYEKDAVLERLE; this is translated from the coding sequence ATGGCAGACGACCCCGAGGAGGGGATGTTGTCGTGGGACGAATCCGTGTTCAGGGACGAACACGTCTTCGAAATCGACTACGTCCCCGAGACGTTCAAGCACCGCGAGGGCCAGACCGAGAGCCTGACGTACGCGCTGCGCCCGGCGGTGCGGGGGTCGCGACCGCTAAACGTCATGGCTCGCGGACCGCCCGGGACGGGGAAGACGACCGCGATCCAGAAGCTGTTCGACGAGGTGGGCGCCCAGACGAGCGACGTCCGGACGATCCGCGTCAACTGTCAGGTCAACTCGACGCGGTACTCCGTGTTCTCCCGGCTGTTCGAGGGCACGTTCGACTACGAGCCGCCGTCCTCGGGGATCTCGTTCAAGAAGTTATTCGGCCAGATCACCGAGAAACTCGTCGAGGAGGACAAAGTACTCGTCGTCGCCCTGGACGACGTCAACTACCTCTTCTACGAGAACGAGGCCTCGGATACGCTGTACTCGCTGTTGCGAGCCCACGAGGAGTACCCCGGCGCGAAGATCGGCGTCATCGTCGTCTCCTCCGACCCCGCGCTGGACGTGATCGAGGAACTCGACTCGCGGGTCCAGAGCGTCTTCCGTCCGGAGGACGTCTACTTCCCGGTCTACGACCAGCCCGAGATCGTCGACATCCTCGCCGAGCGCGTCGAGCGCGGGTTCAACGACGGCGTCATCTCCCGGAGCACGCTCGAGTACGTCGCCGATCTCACGGCCGAGAGCGGCGACCTCCGAGTCGGCATCGACCTACTGCGTCGGGCGGGGCTCACCGCCGAGATGCGCGCCAGCCGCACCGTCGAGCGCCAGGACGTCGAGGATGCCTACGAGAAGTCCAAGTACATCAACCTCTCGCGCTCGCTGTCGGGGCTGACCGACACCGAGCAGACGCTGCTCGAAGTGATCGCCGACAACGACGGCCGCCAGGCCGGCGAGGTCTACGAGGCCTTCCGGGAAGAGACCGATCTGGGGTACACGCGCTACTCCGAGATCGTCAACAAGCTCGACCAGCTCGGGCTGATCGACGCCGACTACGCGGACGTCGACGGTCGCGGCCGTTCGCGGTCGCTCTCGCTGTCCTACGAGAAGGACGCGGTGCTCGAACGACTCGAGTGA
- a CDS encoding saccharopine dehydrogenase family protein codes for MSTLLIYGSYGYVGTLVAREAIDRGLDPILAGRDREQLREQVDELGQAGRRFDLGDPDTVAEALADVDCLLNCAGPFSNTAEPLVEGCLRSGTDYVDITGEIPVIEAIRDRDADATEAGITLLPAAALSTIPIDCLAAHLADRLADADALALGVDAFRIPSIGTVRTVIEGADTGGAVRRDGRLEGVPTAWRTREIDFGRGERPAVTMPMGDISTTHYTTGIPNVEMYAVMPQPARLGLKLHRYLAPVFESKPVRWLLKQAAGVRDGPSERARRRGSAYIWGEARTEGADGERVVSRLRTPDPYVVTVDGAVTVAERVLAGDADAGFQTPAGAFGADFVFELDGVEGFFDESTPDASSPVNPLLR; via the coding sequence ATGTCAACGCTCCTGATATACGGCTCGTACGGCTACGTCGGGACCCTGGTCGCCCGCGAGGCGATCGACCGCGGGCTCGACCCGATTCTGGCCGGCCGCGACCGCGAGCAGCTTCGCGAGCAGGTGGACGAGTTGGGCCAGGCGGGTCGGCGATTCGATCTCGGGGACCCCGACACCGTCGCCGAGGCGCTCGCGGACGTCGACTGCCTCTTGAACTGCGCCGGCCCGTTCTCGAACACCGCCGAACCGCTCGTCGAGGGCTGTCTCCGGAGCGGAACGGACTACGTGGACATCACCGGCGAGATACCCGTCATCGAGGCGATCCGCGATCGTGACGCGGACGCGACCGAGGCCGGGATCACCCTCTTGCCGGCCGCCGCCCTCTCGACGATTCCGATCGACTGCCTGGCCGCCCACCTCGCGGATCGGCTGGCCGACGCGGACGCGCTCGCGCTGGGCGTCGACGCGTTCCGGATCCCGTCGATCGGCACCGTCAGGACGGTCATCGAGGGTGCCGACACCGGCGGCGCCGTCCGTCGCGACGGCCGCCTCGAGGGCGTGCCGACGGCCTGGCGGACCCGGGAGATCGACTTCGGTCGCGGCGAGCGGCCAGCGGTGACGATGCCGATGGGGGATATCTCGACGACCCATTACACGACCGGGATCCCGAACGTCGAGATGTACGCGGTGATGCCCCAGCCCGCTCGCCTCGGGTTGAAACTGCATCGCTACCTCGCGCCGGTGTTCGAGTCGAAACCGGTCCGGTGGCTACTGAAGCAGGCGGCAGGCGTCCGCGACGGCCCCTCCGAGCGGGCGCGCCGGCGTGGGTCGGCGTACATCTGGGGCGAAGCGCGGACCGAGGGTGCGGACGGCGAGCGCGTCGTCTCCCGGCTGCGGACGCCCGACCCGTACGTCGTCACCGTCGACGGCGCGGTGACGGTCGCCGAGCGCGTCCTCGCGGGCGACGCCGACGCCGGGTTCCAGACGCCGGCCGGCGCGTTCGGCGCCGACTTCGTCTTCGAACTCGACGGCGTGGAGGGCTTCTTCGACGAGTCGACGCCGGACGCGTCCTCGCCGGTCAATCCGCTGCTCAGATAG
- a CDS encoding DUF2267 domain-containing protein — MERHDFYQAVERQATLSDEADARDATQAVLSALGERVDETRLQRIDGELPDEIGDHLTDGASGRSLSYDEFLERVAERTDRAAVEDPERLARAVVGTLLEHIDEDEADGLRERLDELGFEAIVPESGPGATS, encoded by the coding sequence ATGGAGCGCCACGACTTCTATCAAGCCGTCGAACGCCAGGCGACGCTTTCAGACGAAGCCGACGCGCGGGACGCGACCCAGGCGGTGTTGTCCGCGCTGGGCGAGCGGGTAGACGAGACGCGGCTCCAGCGAATCGACGGCGAGTTGCCCGACGAGATCGGCGATCACCTCACCGACGGGGCGTCGGGCCGGAGCCTCTCCTACGACGAGTTCCTCGAGCGCGTCGCGGAGCGCACCGACCGCGCCGCGGTCGAGGATCCGGAGCGGCTTGCACGGGCAGTCGTCGGCACGCTGCTCGAACACATCGACGAGGACGAGGCCGACGGCCTGCGCGAACGGCTCGACGAGCTCGGGTTCGAGGCGATCGTACCGGAGTCCGGGCCCGGCGCCACGAGTTAG